The following proteins are co-located in the Cryptococcus neoformans var. grubii H99 chromosome 1, complete sequence genome:
- a CDS encoding nicotinamide mononucleotide permease, which yields MSTNDHLTATDIIKRDDEWHENDASIDNEKAATIELAAQYVPGSEAEKKLLRKIDKRIIPTIWGLYTLSYLDRANVGNAKTGGLEEDFNLTSQQYSIVLLVFFISYVLFEIPSNLFIARVRPSLYLSGLCILWGGIAACMAATTNYSQLAGVRFALGVVEAGFAPGVAFYLSSWYKRYELASRYSLYYTATAVSGAFSGLLAGVITENLDGARGLRGWQWLFIIEGCGSSFLGFFTWFIMPDWPSTTKFLSPDERLLAAQRLAHDGLGNTAGAQGHVGHWQALKMAVVDWRTWMFTALYMLCTGAQTIQYFVPTLIGSLGWTGYLGQYRTIPLYACAFLFILSFCWGADYFRAKPLFITIAASMGTVFFIVVTCVTTHMVQYVFLILAFGCVYALPPLILTWVPNILSHPAEKRGVAIALVNALGNSASIYGVFLWPASDKPRYIPGFSATTVFMALIVVLAQIMFWLVKKYPIEAPDAEKVVQEELAKQRGHGKVDIA from the exons ATGTCCACCAACGATCATTTGACGGCAACAGACATTATTAAGAGAGATGACGAGTGGCACGAGAACGACGCTAGTATCGACAACGAGAAGGCAGCTACAATCGAGCTTGCCGCACAGTATGTGCCAGGGTCggaggcagagaagaaacttttgaggaagattgaCAAGAGGATTATCCCTACGATTTGGGGTCTATATACCCTCTCTTACCTTGATAGGGCCAATGTAGG AAATGCCAAAACTGGTGGGCTGGAAGAGGACTTCAATTTAACCTCCCAGCAGTACTCTATTGTCCTCCTC GTCTTCTTTATCTCCTACGTGTTATTTGAGATTCCCTCAAACCTTTTCATCGCACGAGTTCGTCCATCACTCTATCTCAGTGGTCTTTGTATCCTTTGGGGTGGTATTGCCGCTTGCATGGCTGCCACAACGAACTACAGCCAGCTTGCCGGAGTTCGTTTCGCCCTTGGTGTAGTTGAGGCTGGTTTTGCCCCTGGTGTGGCCTTCTACTTGTCTTC CTGGTACAAACGCTACGAGCTTGCCAGTCGATACTCCCTCTATTATACCGCTACAGCTGTATCTGGTGCTTTTTCTGGTCTTTTAGCCGGTGTCATT ACGGAGAATCTCGACGGAGCTCGAGGGCTGAGAGGTTGGCAGTGGCTCTTC ATTATTGAAGGTTGCGGTTCTTCATTCCTTGGTTTCTTCACTTGGTTCATCATGCCTGACTGGccttccaccaccaaaTTCCTGTCACCAGACGAGCGTCTGCTAGCAGCACAGCGACTTGCTCACGATGGCCTGGGCAACACTGCAGGTGCTCAAGGACATGTCGGACATTGGCAAGCTTTGAAAATGGCTGTCGTGGACTGGAGGACCTGGATGTTTACAGCCCTGTATATGCTTTGCACAGGTGCACAGACAATTCAGTACTTCGTTCCTACACTCATTGGTTCCC TTGGCTGGACCGGATATCTTGGCCAATACCGAACCATTCCTCTCTATGCGTGTGCCTT CCTTTTCATCCTTAGCTTCTGCTGGGGAGCCGATTATTTCAGGGCAAAACCCCTATTTATTACTATTGCGGCTTCAATGGGTactgtcttcttcatcgttgTGACTTGTGTCACCACGCACATGGTGCAATATGTTTTCCTTATTTTAGCGTTTGGCTGTGTGTACGCTCTCCCACCTCTC ATTTTAACATGGGTACCAAACATCTTATCACATCCCGCCGAAAAGCGTGGTGTCGCCATCGCCCTCGTCAATGCGCTGGGTAATAGCGCTTCGATCTATGGAGTCTTCCTGTGGCCTGCTAGCGACAAGCCCCGATACATCCCTGGTTTCTCTGCTACTACCGTCTTCATGGCACTCATCGTAGTGCTCGCTCAGATCATGTTCTGGCTTGTGAAGAAATATCCAATCGAAGCACCTGACGCGGAAAAGGTTGTACAAGAAGAGTTGGCAAAGCAAAGGGGCCATGGGAAGGTTGACATTGCTTGA
- a CDS encoding anion transporter codes for MSPTRRHSQISPRSHPPLSPTLSRTTTRPRLVPPPNPPEPPLTLLHPSQSYPTSPDELRRSYEDVDSTETKRSWIWNIGRGMRRDVVNRLPWYWSDWVDAWNYRVIPSTLFIFFANVLPGLAFSLDLIETTGQYGVQEVLLASFMAAFMASFFGGQPLLISGVTGPITVFNKTIYDIFERNKTDGPNYLHFIGWVYLWAAIFHWVAAILNAVQGLKYVTKFSCETFGFYVSAVYVQYGIQVVTRQFRQTSTTSAFLGIILALITLVLPHYFNALARSGYVNKQFRRFCADYGMPITIIAITGLAYWGRFDQYVLEDGMTLPTTASSFKPAGERAWLVRFWQLEGKWVGVAFPFGLVLFILFYFDANVSSLIAQGSEYPLKKPAAFHWDFFILGITTFIAGLLGIPAPNGLIPQAPLHTASLVIMGHEDASSASSDVTLCTGEDGNQAVQLDHMEGGGLKNNNARGYDGQSTRRRRMSNGNNERKMDKRREIPVAVVEQRVSNLAQGCLCLILMTKPFEHVLGLIPKGVLAGLFWYMGSDALLSSGVTAKMLYLVRDRRATSPSEPLRGVRKSRIIIFTAIELIGFGATFAITQTIAAIGFPVIIMLLVPLRWFLVPRLGFTEEELGILDGAVASEFTMESVGGSR; via the exons ATGTCACCCACTCGCAGGCATTCGCAGATATCCCCTCGTTCTCATccccctctctccccgACTCTGTCGAGAACAACAACTCGTCCCCGCCTTGTGCCTCCTCCCAATCCCCCAGAGCCTCCTCTAACGCTACTCCATCCGTCACAATCATATCCCACCTCTCCTGATGAACTTAGGCGCTCATACGAAGACGTCGACAGCACTGAGACGAAACGGTCATGGATATGGAATATCGGTAGGGGTATGCGCAGAGATGTTGTCAATCGGTTGCCCTGGTACTGGAGTGACTGGGTCGATGCTTGGAATTATAGGGTCATACCCTCTACCTTG TTCATTTTCTTTGCAAAT GTTCTACCAGGTCTAGCATTTTCACTAGATCTCATT GAAACAACAGGACAGTATGGCGTCCAAGAAGTATTGCTTGCATCT TTTATGGCGGCTTTTATGGCATCCTTCTTTGGGGGTCAACCACTATTGATCTCTGGAGTCACCGGTCCCATCACGGTCTTCAACAAGACCATATATGACATATTTGAAAGGAACAAAACAGATGGGCCCAATTATCTTCACTTCATTGGTTGGGTCTACCTATGGGCTGCCATATTCCATTGGGTTGCTGCCATCCTTAATG CTGTTCAGGGTCTCAAGTACGTCACGAAATTCTCCTGCGAAACATTCGGATTTTATGTATCTGCCGTCTATGTGCAATATGGGATCCAAGTCGTAACACGGCAGTTCAGACAAACCTCGACAACGAGTGCTTTTCTCGGTATTAT CCTTGCCCTTATAACACTTGTTCTACCTCATTACTTCAACGCTCTCGCTAGGTCCGGCTACGTCAACAAGCAATTTCGGAGGTTCTGCGCAGATTATGGGATGCCAATCACAATAATAGCCATTACAGGTCTAGCGTACTGGGGGAGATTTGATCA GTACGTCTTGGAAGATGGTATGACTTTGCCCACGACTGCTTCATCATTCAAGCCTGCTGGCGAGAGAGCCTGGTTAGTACGCTTTTGGCAGTTGGAGGGGAAGTGGGTTGGTGTCGCATTTCCTTTCGGTCTAGTGCTCTTTATTCTGTTCTACTTCGACGCAAATGTATCG TCATTGATTGCACAAGGTTCAGAATATCCTCTGAAGAAACCTGCAGCATTCCATTGGGACTTTTTCATACTTGGTATCACAACTTTCATTGCAGGATTACTTGGTATTCCTGCTCCTAACG GTCTTATTCCTCAAGCACCCCTACACACAGCTTCATTAGTCATTATGGGCCACGAGGACGCCTCTAGTGCGTCTTCCGATGTCACTCTTTGtactggagaagatgggaaccAGGCTGTCCAACTTGATCATATGGAAGGTGGCGGGTTGAAAAACAACAATGCCAGAGGATATGATGGTCAGTCGACAAGACGAAGACGCATGAGCAATGGGAATAACGAGCGGAAAATGGataaaagaagagaaattCCTGTGGCCGTGGTCGAGCAACGGGTATCTAATTTGGCTCAAGGATGCCTCT GCCTTATTCTCATGACCAAGCCATTCGAACACGTTTTGGGACTTATCCCAAAAGGCGTCTTAGCTGGCCTATTC TGGTATATGGGCTCCGacgctctcctctcttccggAGTGACTGCTAAAATGTTGTATCTGGTCCGGGATCGACGCGCAACGTCTCCTTCGGAGCCTTTGCGTGGCGTACGGAAAAGTAGAATAATAATATTCACCGCGATTGAACTGATAGGTTTTGGCGCTACATTTGCTATCACCCAA ACCATTGCTGCGATTGGCTTTCCCGTTATTATCATGCTACTCGTCCCGCTGAGGTGGTTTTTAGTTCCTCGGCTTGGATttactgaagaagagctgggAATCCTGGACGGCGCCGTTGCTAGTGAATTC ACTATGGAATCTGTTGGAGGATCTCGTTGA
- a CDS encoding capsular associated protein encodes MPPQSFPLTVAPQTQRLAIRAALAILGLFILRALFSSSKSPEEIQSHGVLERVYSTDKYLDVSKYQFLQSRLGRDDRTSMFDEEVKEGMLDFWSRYQKPFITGKSSAHLDTQVMRSVIDELLQFHGWVASACPTLVRPFGQNTREDRYEDLAAKDHLYYIAIVIHSADHFLVDQLAIIVQLARRLGTRNIFVSMLDHASTDSTPTLSDLCEAVMTILGIAFRIRRVPPMTVDPSAAYYPLEEAEARNLALEPLHELWKKRSIKFHRVIWLKGFTCPNDVLESLRVSQLNNAAMVCGMDWAEHNGFFIFSDRWRTRDIEGNLFRAAKSNSKPEAGPPRDKAGTERFSHHLPFQSFCCESGTHIVDPEQSYYRNIHYRASSSAHNISIGQETPKWDPEMSCMDSTQMWFCRDLWTDAAKSGLKDGSKRKGHFKYSGHKRAAIPARAEKIEKREAQPEAEPEPEPIASPGEDEDSGTDLDAMNEEASNNAPEPFTPQELPASAFLIPNSVFTPARILINPRCVTTYGGVSHTQLAFDLFGGPHDDESAHEGGNYILEDWAGPPDSFVCQEMRTTGGRTAPKSQRRVGFLLQNEVGI; translated from the exons ATGCCCCCTCAGTCTTTCCCGTTAACCGTCGCCCCTCAGACGCAGCGGCTTGCCATTCGTGCAGCCCTTGCAATCTTGggtcttttcatcctcaggGCGCttttttcatcatccaaatcGCCTGAAGAAATCCAGTCCCATGGTGTTCTAGAGCGTGTATACTCGACGGACAAGTACCTGGACGTATCGAAATACCAATTCTTACAGTCCAGATTGGGCAGAGATGACCGCACGTCgatgtttgatgaagaggtcAAAGAGGGAATGTTGGACTTTTGGAGCAGGTACCAGAAGCCCTTCATCACCGGAAAAAGCTCAGCACACCTTGATACCCAAGTGATGCGGTCAGTCATTGATGAACTGCTTCAGTTTCACGGATGGGTAGCTTCAGCCTGTCCCACTCTGGTCAGACCATTTGGTCAAAATACAAGGGAAGATCGGTATGAAGATCTGGCAGCCAAGGATCATTTGTACTATATTGCGATTGTTATTCACTCTGCCGATCACTTCCTGGTTGACCAACTCGCCATTATTGTCCAACTTGCTCGTCGACTTGGTACTCGAAATATATTTGTGTCAATGCTTGACCACGCCTCCACGGACTCCACCCCTACTCTCTCTGACCTCTGCGAAGCTGTCATGACTATTCTTGGTATTGCCTTCCGCATCAGGCGTGTACCTCCCATGACGGTGGATCCCTCTGCCGCATATTACCCccttgaagaagccgaagcAAGGAATTTGGCTCTAGAGCCTTTGCATGAgctctggaagaagagaagtaTCAAGTTCCACAGAGTCATCTGGTTGAAAGGTTTCACCTGCCCTAATGATGTGTTAGAGAGCTTGAGGGTCAGTCAACTCAACAATGCCGCCATGGTCTGTGGTATGGATTGGGCGGAACATAatggcttcttcatcttctccgaTCG ATGGAGAACTCGAGACATTGAGGGGAATCTCTTCCGGGCAGCCAAATCTAATTCCAAGCCCGAGGCCGGTCCTCCAAGAGACAAAGCTGGTACCGAGCGATTCTCCCATCACCTCCCATTCCAGAGCTTCTGCTGTGAATCCGGTACCCACATAGTGGATCCCGAGCAATCCTATTACCGTAACATCCATTATCGcgcttcttcatctgccCACAATATCTCTATTGGGCAAGAAACTCCTAAATGGGACCCCGAAATGTCTTGCATGGACTCCACACAGATGTGGTTCTGCCGAGACTTGTGGACCGATGCAGCAAAGAGCGGCTTGAAGGATGGTAGCAAACGAAAGGGCCACTTCAAGTACAGCGGTCATAAGAGGGCTGCAATCCCTGCCCGCGCTGAGAAGATCGAGAAACGTGAAGCTCAGCCTGAGGCTGAACCTGAACCTGAGCCTATCGCCTCACCtggcgaggatgaggattcCGGTACCGATCTTGACGCTATGAACGAAGAGGCCTCAAATAACGCTCCTGAACCTTTCACGCCTCAGGAACTTCCTGCGTCTGCATTCCTCATCCCCAACTCTGTTTTCACTCCCGCCCGGATCCTTATTAACCCCCGATGCGTCACCACGTATGGTGGTGTTTCTCACACTCAGTTGGCGTTCGACTTGTTTGGTGGGCCTCATGACGATGAATCGGCTCACGAGGGTGGAAACTACATTTTGGAAGATTGGGCAGGTCCCCCTGATAGCTTTGTGTGTCAAGAAATGAGGACTACAGGTGGAAGGACAGCGCCAAAGAGCCAGAGAAGAGTAGGCTTTTTGTTGCAAAACGAG GTTGGGATCTAG